A window of Komagataella phaffii GS115 chromosome 1, complete sequence contains these coding sequences:
- a CDS encoding Essential nuclear protein possibly involved in bud formation and morphogenesis has translation MNRNPLFTAYRDTDELVQLKEWFFNQKEVDNRKRAIAKVKSLKTRRHVAHSLDMTSLLTGIILNDESGLVDSDTLILSYTMAVIKFVNGTLDSLQQASHAIPLHALARELDIPSYFVETRHAGSHEHLPSLQMLRMVGKNIMDWLWNHYWCEIRPVSEQLTLKDLEDFRPARDFDYINWAPEDFEELIRNELKTFKRIRKVDISNRRADKPDTTEYKKTVSSLINLQTQEPQLFLDVFQDEILSLHKTLTDSMLKGLLILSKPLIEELGLEFFHNLILRLSELLNSSHSDFVKQWIQNLLTCDFKSPGIFTTTSIDQIISILKRENLPHNIDLLKALKSSKNLENNQLSTNKLEKLINVMARFQLPSASAPAKRSIVDISKDIQYRRKKKRKPFKIPDDTIKTPIWSPIKDWYPTPFGVAP, from the coding sequence ATGAATAGAAACCCTTTATTCACTGCTTACAGAGACACTGATGAACTGGTACAGCTGAAGGAATGGTTTTTCAACCAGAAAGAGGTAGATAATAGGAAAAGAGCCATTGCTAAAGTGAAGAGCTTGAAAACAAGAAGGCATGTTGCTCACTCACTTGATATGACATCTCTCTTAACAGGTATAATCCTAAACGATGAATCAGGATTAGTGGACAGTGACACTCTTATTCTCAGTTACACTATGGCTGTAATAAAATTTGTTAACGGGACCTTAGATTCTTTGCAACAAGCTAGCCATGCCATTCCACTACATGCACTAGCGAGGGAGTTGGATATTCCTTCTTACTTTGTGGAGACTAGACATGCTGGTTCCCATGAGCATTTGCCGTCACTACAAATGCTGCGGATGGTGGGTAAGAACATTATGGACTGGCTTTGGAATCATTACTGGTGTGAAATTAGGCCTGTATCGGAACAGCTAACTCTGAAAGACCTTGAAGATTTTAGGCCAGCGAGAGATTTTGATTATATCAATTGGGCCCCTGAAGACTTTGAGGAGTTAATCAGAAATGAACTAAAGACATTCAAGAGAATTAGAAAGGTGGATATCAGTAATAGAAGAGCCGATAAGCCAGATACAACTGAATATAAGAAAACTGTATCGTCTCTTATAAACTTGCAAACACAGGAGCCCCAATTGTTCTTGGATGTATTTCAAGATGAAATATTGTCACTGCATAAAACTTTAACTGATTCAATGCTCAAAGGTCTTTTAATTCTTAGTAAACCTTTAATCGAAGAACTAGGTTTGGAATTTTTTCACAATCTGATTTTAAGATTGTCAGAATTACTCAATTCCTCACATTCAGATTTCGTTAAACAGTGGATACAGAATTTACTGACTTGCgatttcaaatctccagGTATTTTCACCACCACATCCATTGATCAGATAATCAGCATTCTCAAACGAGAAAATTTACCACATAACATAGACTTACTCAAGGCATTAAAAAGTTCCAAAAACCTAGAAAATAATCAATTGTCTACAAACAAGCTGGAAAAATTAATCAATGTCATGGCGAGATTCCAACTACCTTCTGCCTCAGCTCCAGCAAAAAGATCGATAGTTGACATTTCTAAAGACATTCAATATCggaggaaaaagaaacggAAACCTTTCAAAATACCTGATGATACCATCAAGACACCGATATGGTCCCCGATCAAAGACTGGTACCCAACTCCCTTTGGCGTCGCCCCGTAA
- a CDS encoding Endosomal subunit of membrane-associated retromer complex required for retrograde transport has protein sequence MNQALDSKTLEDSLLIVKQQITLMRKCLESKNPQFMDALKHASTFLSELRTNKLSPKLYYELYVLVFDGLAYLSDFLKESHQTNHLADLYELVQYAGNIVPRLYLMITIGSVYMSIENAPKLEIMKDMLEMSAGVQDPIRGLFLRYYLSQKTKELLPTETESELKETIQFTITNFIEMNKLWVRLKHQGHSSERERRLKERKELQILVGSNLVRISQLDQIDKFYYKESILPKVLEQIVQCKDSLAQEYLLDVIIQVFPDEFHLLTLDDFLQSTLHLSEGFSMNKILVTLINRLIDFQKREPANVKVIISELSTLTLQKDEHEENHTEESDSETTKPQTSSNLFEKFYDYSHLLVENKPELNFKDLSLILEAICKLSLSYYPQDYENINKVFGFALALIHQTTQHLEIWEPLLKTPICYNFDPKLVLSLDDNYKQFASALPTAIQSANALYILEKFLEQDVRLSTVEEVKTLYELLAVWFTSEDSSDSNTNSLLFGTDSSKNEPDESPEVVSQYEALAKSIHLIHHTNPYKHFELLEIAKSFMSKSGSRVRYTYPTLLFAVIKLIRKLTIVQKLNALKLKQFCQFFSATNTELLTLVSNGTLQSEGGVLAQTCMNLNLSMALILDQSSHIDLSYEFFINSFVIYEESIVDSRLQFQCLLSIIGTLHKCRNIVNGNEDNFDVLISKTALYGSKLLKKTDQCRAVYLASHLWWIIEELDEEDEIESETAKTSEDELQVVIKTDNKKVLECLQKSLRIADSCLETNVSLELFVEILSRSLYFFIHGNELITIKYLNGLIELIQNSILTIGEENTSIDTPTKHFQRTLEYIRQQAQIDSRFEEIKDR, from the coding sequence ATGAATCAAGCTCTTGATTCCAAAACATTGGAGGATTCTTTGCTAATCGTCAAGCAGCAGATTACCTTGATGAGAAAATGTCTTGAGAGCAAAAACCCACAATTTATGGACGCTTTGAAACATGCCTCCACGTTCCTATCGGAATTACGTACTAACAAGTTGAGCCCCAAACTCTACTACGAATTGTATGTGTTGGTGTTTGACGGTCTAGCTTATTTGTCTGACTTCCTCAAAGAATCTCATCAAACCAACCATTTGGCCGATTTGTATGAGCTAGTACAATACGCAGGGAATATTGTTCCACGTCTATACTTAATGATCACGATTGGGTCGGTGTACATGTCAATTGAAAATGCTCCGAAGCTAGAAATCATGAAAGACATGCTGGAGATGTCTGCCGGTGTTCAGGATCCAATTAGAGGATTGTTTTTGAGATATTATCTGTCTCAGAAGACTAAGGAGCTGTTGCcaacagaaacagaaaGTGAACTGAAGGAGACAATTCAGTTTACAATTACCAACTTTATCGAAATGAACAAGCTATGGGTTCGTCTCAAGCACCAAGGCCATTCCAGTGAACGTGAAAGAAGgttgaaagagagaaaagaatTGCAGATTTTGGTAGGATCCAATCTGGTTCGTATTTCGCAGTTGGACCAAATCGACAAGTTCTATTACAAAGAATCGATTTTACCAAAAGTCTTGGAGCAAATTGTTCAATGTAAAGATTCCTTGGCTCAAGAGTATCTTCTGGATGTGATTATCCAAGTATTTCCTGATGAGTTCCATCTTCTCACCTTAGACGACTTCTTACAATCAACCTTGCACCTCAGTGAAGGTTTTAGTATGAACAAGATCTTGGTTACTCTGATAAATCGTCTAATTGACTTTCAGAAACGAGAACCAGCTAATGTCAAAGTTATCATAAGTGAGTTATCAACACTAACCCTCCAAAAGGATGAGCACGAAGAGAACCATACTGAGGAGAGTGATTCCGAGACGACAAAACCACAAACTAGCTCTAATCTTTTTGAGAAGTTTTACGATTATTCTCACCTGTTAGTAGAAAACAAACCTGAGCtaaacttcaaagatctGAGTTTAATATTGGAGGCAATTTGTAAACTGTCTCTTAGTTACTATCCCCAAGATTAtgaaaacatcaacaaagtttttggttttgcCCTTGCATTGATCCACCAGACGACCCAGCATTTAGAGATTTGGGAACCTTTATTGAAGACCCCAATATGTTACAACTTTGACCCCAAGTTGGTACTGTCGCTGGATGACAATTATAAACAGTTTGCTAGTGCCCTTCCAACAGCAATACAAAGCGCCAATGCATTGTACATCCTGGAgaagtttttggaacagGATGTGAGACTATCAACGGTAGAAGAAGTAAAGACGCTTTACGAGCTTTTGGCTGTGTGGTTCACTTCCGAGGACTCATCTGATTCTAACACTAActctcttctttttggaacagaTAGCAGCAAGAATGAACCCGATGAATCTCCTGAAGTTGTATCACAATATGAGGCGCTAGCCAAATCGATACATCTGATTCATCACACCAATCCCTACAAGCATTTTGAATTACTAGAAATTGCAAAGTCGTTTATGTCAAAGTCTGGATCAAGAGTCAGGTACACCTACCCAACGTTGCTGTTTGCTGTTATTAAGTTGATTCGCAAACTAACCATCGTACAGAAGTTGAatgctttgaaattgaaacaaTTCTGCCAATTCTTCTCGGCAACGAACACAGAGTTATTGACGTTAGTCTCTAATGGAACTTTACAATCTGAGGGAGGAGTGTTGGCTCAAACTTGTATGAACTTGAACCTTTCGATGGCTTTGATATTGGATCAATCGTCACATATCGATCTATCTTATGAATTTTTTATAAACAGTTTTGTCATTTACGAAGAGTCTATTGTGGATTCTAGATTGCAGTTCCAGTGTCTACTAAGTATCATCGGCACCCTCCATAAGTGCAGAAACATTGTTAATGGTAATGAAGACaattttgatgttttgaTCAGCAAGACTGCGCTCTATGGTTCCAAGCTactgaaaaagacagaTCAATGCCGTGCAGTTTATCTGGCTAGTCATTTGTGGTGGATTATCGAAGAGCTGGATGAGGAAGACGAGATAGAGTCAGAGACAGCCAAAACTAGTGAGGATGAACTGCAGGTTGTGATTAAAACTGATAACAAGAAAGTTCTAGAATGCCTGCAAAAGTCCCTTCGGATAGCAGACTCCTGCTTGGAGACAAATGTCTCACTGGAACTGTTTGTGGAGATTCTAAGTAGATCTCTTTACTTTTTCATACATGGCAACGAACTCATCACCATCAAGTATCTCAATGGCTTGATTGAACTCATCCAAAACAGTATCCTGACAATCGGTGAGGAGAATACAAGCATCGATACTCCAACGAAACACTTCCAACGGACTCTGGAATACATTCGCCAACAGGCACAAATCGACTCTCGATTTGAGGAAATAAAAGATAGATAA
- a CDS encoding 40S ribosomal protein S29, with amino-acid sequence MAHESVWFSHPRNYGKGSRQCRVCASHQGLIRKYGLNICRQCFRERANDIGFHKYR; translated from the coding sequence ATGGCTCACGAATCAGTTTGGTTTTCACACCCAAGAAACTACGGAAAGGGTTCTAGACAGTGCCGTGTCTGTGCCTCTCACCAAGGTTTAATCCGTAAGTACGGCCTGAACATCTGCCGTCAATGCTTTAGAGAGAGAGCCAACGACATTGGATTCCACAAGTACCGTTAA
- a CDS encoding Protein required for processing of 20S pre-rRNA in the cytoplasm: protein MAGHSHRSTLKNNHKPFKSRHASKGSLKASYKGKVEKSETGTNKKLKITTKQERKNIAQQLRQNKILQTSLERQLFAGSNGAEKVVTILALADDIDGVDIANLLLVSLNDSTANSQDLKITDQPSINSFRIERFKSNIKFVLPDMSNFLSVLDACKVSDFIVLGLSATEEVSPEFGEQIIRAIELQGIASVLPVVSNLVTAYPKKNFQQDVLRSLNSYIKHFFPTQDKVFNLEAVTESLNAMRTLCQKFPKSITWRDSRGYLLANRLDYHNGSLVVEGTVRGVGFNSNRLVHLPGLGDFQLDHIEVLPKPGRKQTEDQEMSEQQNFYPSPESQENLEEISPEDPNLEDEDMQDVVSEEEKGPELGVRLDGYEYFEDARDKDSVPVNMPKSLSEFQSRWYLNDQLDEITEVDEQLSSDEVEGEQQMEVDIDIDEVDQEQFEELDAEEEARQLQTYKERERQDLEFPDEFELLPNVSAKKTLERYRGVKSLANCDWDYDEKDDLKPEDWHRLLRISNFTATKNRILKEAINEAEVRAGTLVRLYINAPEDVVSKIPNVETNTFTIYALLEHEHKLAVSNFSIQAWEEYDKPIPSKDTMIVQYGFRRQVIEPVFSAASNNSNNVHKYERFLHKESVAVATAIAPVMFPSTPAIFFKEGPEGQIELLGQGTFLNCDHSRVLAKRIVLTGEPFKMHKRLVTVRYMFFNPEDINWFKAIPLFTKMGRAGIIKESLGTHGYFKATFDGKLNAQDTIAMALYKRMWPKRSTLASI, encoded by the coding sequence ATGGCTGGTCATTCCCATAGGTCCACTCTTAAGAATAACCATAAGCCCTTCAAGTCGAGACATGCCTCAAAGGGCTCCTTGAAGGCAAGTTACAAGGGTAAAGTTGAGAAATCGGAGACAGGAACTAATAAGAAACTCAAGATAACAACCAAACAGGAGAGAAAGAATATTGCTCAACAGTTACGACAAAATAAAATCCTTCAGACGTCTTTGGAAAGACAATTGTTTGCTGGCTCCAATGGTGCAGAGAAAGTTGTCACCATCTTGGCATTGGCAGATGATATTGATGGCGTCGATATTGCCAATTTGCTGTTAGTATCTCTTAATGACTCCACAGCAAACTCTCAGGATTTGAAAATCACAGACCAGCCCAGCATCAACTCCTTCAGAATTGAACGTTTTAAATCGAATATTAAATTTGTTTTGCCAGACATGTCCAACTTCCTTTCAGTGCTGGATGCTTGTAAAGTTTCAGATTTCATTGTACTGGGCCTTTCTGCTACTGAAGAAGTTAGCCCTGAGTTTGGAGAACAAATAATCAGGGCAATTGAATTGCAAGGTATTGCTTCGGTGCTTCCAGTCGTGTCAAACTTGGTCACAGCTTATCCTAAGaaaaattttcaacaagatGTCTTGAGATCATTGAATTCCTATATCAAGCACTTCTTTCCGACACAAGATAAGGTTTTCAATCTGGAGGCTGTTACCGAATCTTTGAATGCCATGAGAACTTTGTGTCAAAAATTCCCCAAGTCAATTACTTGGAGAGATTCTAGAGGTTATTTGTTGGCCAACAGACTAGATTATCACAACGGGTCGTTGGTGGTGGAAGGAACTGTCAGAGGTGTTGGTTTCAACAGTAATAGATTAGTGCATCTTCCTGGGTTAGGGGATTTTCAACTAGACCATATTGAAGTTTTACCAAAACCAGGTAGGAAACAGACAGAAGATCAGGAAATGTCAGAACAACAAAATTTCTATCCATCTCCCGAATCTCAAGAAAATTTAGAAGAGATCTCTCCTGAAGACCCCAACCTGgaggatgaagatatgCAGGATGTGGTatcggaagaagaaaaaggtCCCGAACTTGGTGTTCGCTTGGATGGGTATGAGTACTTCGAAGATGCCAGAGATAAAGACAGTGTGCCTGTCAATATGCCAAAAAGTTTATCCGAGTTTCAATCGAGATGGTATTTGAATGATcaacttgatgaaattactgaagttgatgaacaGCTCTCTTCTGACGAGGTAGAGGGGGAGCAACAAATGGAGGTAGATattgacattgatgaagtggaCCAAGAGCAATTTGAAGAGCTAGATGCTGAAGAGGAAGCAAGACAGCTGCAGACATAtaaggaaagagaaagacaAGATCTAGAGTTCCCTGACGAATTTGAACTACTTCCGAATGTAAGCGCAAAGAAAACTCTAGAAAGATACAGAGGTGTCAAATCATTGGCAAATTGTGATTGGGATTAcgatgaaaaagatgatttgaagCCTGAAGACTGGCACAGATTACTAAGGATCTCAAATTTCACAGCTACAAAGAACAGAATTCTCAAAGAGGCCATCAATGAAGCGGAAGTGAGGGCTGGCACGTTGGTACGATTGTATATCAACGCACCGGAAGACGTTGTTTCTAAGATTCCAAATGTCGAAACGAATACCTTTACTATCTATGCACTTTTAGAACATGAACACAAATTAGCCGTATCCAACTTTAGCATTCAAGCTTGGGAAGAATATGATAAGCCCATCCCATCAAAGGACACCATGATTGTTCAGTATGGTTTCAGAAGACAAGTTATAGAACCAGTATTCAGTGCGGCTTCGAACAACAGTAACAATGTCCACAAGTATGAAAGATTTTTGCATAAAGAATCGGTAGCAGTGGCTACTGCCATTGCACCCGTGATGTTTCCATCGACACCtgcaatctttttcaaggAAGGCCCTGAAGGCCAAATTGAACTGCTGGGACAAGGTACTTTCCTCAATTGTGATCACAGCCGTGTTCTTGCCAAAAGAATTGTTCTTACAGGTGAGCCGTTTAAGATGCACAAGAGATTGGTTACTGTCCGTTACATGTTTTTCAACCCTGAGGATATTAACTGGTTCAAAGCTATCCCACTATTTACAAAGATGGGTCGTGCTGGTATAATCAAGGAAAGTCTCGGAACGCATGGCTATTTTAAGGCAACCTTTGACGGTAAGCTTAACGCACAGGACACCATCGCCATGGCATTGTACAAAAGAATGTGGCCTAAGAGGTCAACACTGGCATCTATATAG